AGGCCTACTGCAAGGCACAGGGGCTGTGGCGCGACACGGCGCAGCCACCGCCCGACTATGCGCAGGTGGTGGAGATCGACCTTGCGGCGATCGAGCCCTGCATGGCCGGGCCGGGGCGCCCGGATGCACGGGTGCCGCTGGCGCAGGTGCCCGGGGCGTTCGCGTCGGTGGTGGCATCGTCTGCGCCCGCTGCGGCTGCACCCGTCCGCGTGCCGCTGGCCGGCATGGACGACACGCTCGGCGACGGCGACGTGACGATCGCCGCGATCACCAGTTGCACCAACACCTCGAACCCGATGGTGATGCTCGCCGCTGGCCTGCTCGCGCGCAATGCGCGGCGCCGCGGGCTGAAGCCGCCGGCGCGGGTGAAGACCTCGCTGTCGCCCGGTTCGCGCGTGGTGGCCGACTACCTCGCGCGCAGCGGACTGCAGGAAGACCTCGACGCGCTCGGCTTCCACGTGACGGGCTTCGGCTGCATGACCTGCATGGGCAACTCCGGCCCGCTGGCCGGGCCGGTGCACGAGGCGATCGACGCGTCACATCTGGCGACGGTGGCGGTGCTCTCGGGCAACCGCAACTTCGATGCGCGCATCCATCCGAGCGTGCGTGCGAACTTCCTGGCTTCCCCGCCGCTGGTGGTTGCCTGTGCGATCGCGGGCACCGTCACCCGCGACCTCACCCGCGAGCCGCTGGGCACCGACCCGAACGGCCAGCCGGTCTACCTGCGCGAGATCTGGCCCGATGCCGATGACGTGCGCGGGGTGCTGCATGCGACGCTCGACGCGGGGCTGTTCATCGAACGCTACCGCCACATCCTCGACGGCACGCCGCAGTGGCAGGCGCTGCAGGCACCGGACACGCCGCGCCACGACTGGCGTGCCGGCAGCCACTTCATCATCCGCCCGCCGTTCTTCGAGGGCATGCCGCCGGTGCCGCAGCCCGTGCAGCCGATCACGGGCGCACGCATGCTGCTGATGCTGGGCGACATGGTAACCACCGACCACATCTCGCCGATCGGCGCGATTCCGGCCAACGGCCCTGCCGGACGCTTCCTGCAGTCGCTCGGCGTCGCGCCGAACGACTTCGTGAACTATGCGGCGCGGCGGCTGAACCACGAGGTGATGGTGCGCGGCACCTTCGCCAACCTGCGCCTGCGCAACGAACTCACGCCGGGGGTCGAGGGCACTTCAACGTTGCATATGCCCTCGGGTGAGGCGATGTCGGTGCACGAGGCCGCCGAGCGCTATCGCGCAGACGGCGTGCCGCTGGTGGTGGTCGCCGGGCGCGAGTACGGTGCTGGCTCGTCGCGCGACTGGGCGGCCAAGGGCACCGCGCTGCTCGGCATCCGCGCGGTGATCGCCGAATCGTTCGAGCGCATCCATCGCTCGAACCTGGTCGGCATGGGCGTGCTGCCGCTGCAGCTTCCGGAGGGCACCACGCGCAGGACGCTCGGGCTCACCGGCCACGAGACCTTCGACATGGATACAGTCGCCGCCGCGCAGGGCACCAAGGCAGCGGTGGCCTGCACCATCGTCCGCCCCGATGGCACGCGCACCCCGATCACGCTGACCGCCCGGCTCGATACCCGGCTGGAGGTCGACTACTACCGGCATGGCGGCATCGTCCAGCACGTGCTGCGCAAGTTCCTGGAGACTCCGCGATGAATCGTCTTGATCTTCGTTCCGCTGCTGCCTTCCTGCTGCTGGCGCCCTGCGCGGGCACTGCCCTCGCGCAGCCTGCGCAGTCCGCTCAGTTCGACTACCCGGTGAAGTCGGTCCTGTTCATGGTGCCGCAGGCGGCTGGCGGCTCTACCGACACGCTCGCGCGCCTGATCGGCCAGCGGCTGGGCGATGCGCTGGGCGTGACCGTGGTGATCGAGAACCGTCCCGGCGCGAACGGCATCATCGGCACCGAGGCCGCGCTCAAGGCCGCGCCCAATGGTGGCACGCTGATCGTCAGCGGCACCGGCATCATGGCGATCAACCCGGCGCTGTACCCGAAGCTGTCCTACGACCCGGTGCGCAACTTCGTGGCGGTGGCCAACTTCGGCTACTCGACCAGCGTGCTGGTCGCCCACCCGTCGCTGCCGGTGAAGACCATCGCCGACGTGATCGCACTGGCGAAGAAGAAGCCCGGGGCGATCAAGTACGCATCGGCTGGCGTGGGCAGCTCGCCGCACCTGTCGGCGGCGCTGTTCCAGCACCTGTCGGGGGTAGACGTCCTGCACGTGCCGTACAAGGGTAGTACGCCCGGCGTGAGCGCGACGCTGACCGGCGAGACCGAGATCATGTTCACCGGTGTCGCGTCGGCGCTGTCGTTCATAAAGGCCGGACGCCTGCGCCCGATCTCGATCAACGGGCCGCGGCGCAGCCCCGCGCTGCCGATCGTGCCCACCGCCGGGGAGTCGGGCCTGCCCGGTTTCGAGGCGGACTTCTGGATCGGCCTGTTCGCACCGGCCGGCCTGCCGCGGCCGCTGGTCACGCGGCTCAACACGGAAGTGAACCGCATCCTCACCGCCGATGGCATGCGCGAGCGGCTGGGTGAGCTGGGCGTCGATGCCGTGCCGGGGACGCCGGAGCAGTTCGCGGAGCTGCTGGTGAAGGACATAGACCGCTGGGCGAAGGCGGTGAAGGCGGCGGGGTTGAAGGGGGAGTAGATCGGCCGGGGCGGCTAAGGGCTGGATCACAATTCCGCAGTGTGTGCGCAACCCCCCCCTCCAGGTGTGGCCGGGAGGCCTGTTTCCGGCGATAAGCCAAGCATTCCCGGATCGCTCCCTCAGCCCCTCGCTGCTAGACTAGTCAGTCGTATGGTCAGATAGTAGCGGGAGGCGTGATGGAATCCTGGCCTGTGCAGGACGCAAAGGCGCGGTTCAGCGAGATGCTGGATGCCTGTCTCAATGGGGGACCGCAACTCGTCACGCGTCGCGGGGTTGAAGCCGCGGTGCTCGTTCCTGTGAAGGAATGGCGGCGGCTGCAATCCGCAGCACGCCCTTCGATCAAGCAGTTGCTGCTGAGCGACGAGGCCCGCCACGAGTTCCGGTTACCCGACCGCGGTAGTGCGCGGCGTCGTACTCCAGTCGACTCGTTGTAGGAAGCCGGATGTTCCTGATCGACACGAACGTCGTCTCGGAGCTACGTCGCCCGCGGCCGAGCCTCGCGGTTGTAGCCTGGCTGGAAACCGTGGATGAGTCCGAGCTCTTTCTGAGTGCAATGACGCTTGGAGAGCTTCAGGCTGGCATCGAGCTGACGCGGGTGCAGGATCTGGTGAAAGCAGCCGAAATAGAGGGCTGGCTCGAACAGTTGGCCGTGGCCTGGAACGTCCTGCCACTGGATGGCGCCGTCTGTCGCGCCTGGGGCCGCCTCATGCACAGGCGCTCCGACACGCTGCTCGAGGACGCATTGATCGCAGCTACTGCGCTCGTGCATGGATTGACGGTGGTGACCCGAAACGTTGCGGATTTCCGTGTGTTCGGTGTGTCCGTCTTCGACCCGTTCAAAGACAGCGCCTACCAGTCAGGCACAGCGCGACGAAAACGGTGAGGCGACGTATCGGTGTCTGCCTGTGTCCGGCGGCCAACAGGCATTCTGCCAGTCGATGGGAGGCGCTGGACGCGTCGTTGGCCTGCGTCTTGCTCTTCTCAGCAGTATCCCGGTACGTCCCTGTACCATCCTTCCAACGTGATCCGTCGACAGGTCTTCCGCACATGTCTGCCTCTTCGTTCGTCACCGCCCTCGCTGCCGCCGTCGCTGCAGCCTTCGCCGCAGCGCCCGCCCTGGCGCAATCCTGGCCCGAGAAGCCCATGCGCATCATCGTGCCCTGGGCGCCCGGGGGCAGTACCGACATCGTCGGTCGCCTGCTCGCGTCCGACCTGTCGAAGCGCTTCGGGCAGAACGTGGTGATCGAGAACCGCGCCGGTGCTGGGTCGATCGTCGGCCTGGAGTTCGCCTCGGCGGCCGCGCCCGACGGCTACACCTGGATGCTCACCTCCACCGGCTACGGCTTCATCATCCAGAAGGCGAAGGTCGACCTCGTCAACAGCTTCGCGCCAGTGGCGATGATCGGCACCAGCGACAGCGCGCTGGTGGTGCATCCGAGCTTTCCGGCGGCCAACGTGAAGGAACTGATCGCGCTCGCGCGCAAGCGGCCAGGCGAGATCAACTATGCCTCGTCGGGCATCGGCGGCTTCCCGCACCTGAACACCGAACTGTTCATGCTGCTGTCGAAGACCCGGATGACGCATGTGCCGTTCAAGGGTGGCGGGCCGGCGCTCGCCGACAACGTGGCTGGCAACTCGCAGTTGCAGATCGGCTCTCTGCCTGGCGCGCTGCCGTTCATCAAGAGCGGCCGGCTGCGCCTGATCGCCATGGGCGGGCCGAAGCGCAACCCGGCCTTCCCCGACGTGCCCACCATCAACGAGTCGGGCCTGCCGGGCTACGAGTCGCAGATCTGGTTCGGCCTGTTCGCGCCGCGCGCCACGCCGGCGGGCATCATCGGCCAGATGCATGGTGCGATCAACGCGCTGCTCGAGATGCCCGACATGGTGCGCCGTCTCGACGAGCAGGGCGTGGTGACGTCGCGCCGAACCACCGCCGAGTTCGCGAAGCTGATGGAAGTCGAGACCGCGAAGTGGGCGAAGGTGATCAAGGCGGGGAACGTCGTTGGCGAGTGACCTTTGCGGACGGAACGCTCCTGAACGGGCGCGGCTGGCTGAGCGTGCCCAATCCTGAGGTCTGAAGATGAACGTGAGAACCGGCGCCGCAGCACTGCGCACGTTGTTGATCGCATTTGCCCCCGCAATCGCCGGTCTGGTGCACGCTCAGGAGACCTGGCCGTCGCGGCCGATTACGCTGATCGTGCCATTCCCGCCCGGTGGCGCGGGCGACATCGTCGCCCGGCCGCTGGCGAACCAGCTCGACCGTCTGTTCAAGCAGCCGGTCATCGTCACCAACCGTCCCGGGGCCGCAGGTGCGATCGGCACCGCCGCGGCGGCTGCATCGAAGCCCGACGGCTACACGCTGCTGGTGACCATCTCCTCGTTCAGCACGGTGCCCGAGGTCGATGCGCTGTTCAAGCGGCCGCAGGCCTTCACCCGCGAGCAGTTCATCCCGATCGCGCGTCTCACCGCCGATCCACCGCTGCTGGTGGCCAACCCGGCGGCGCAGTGGCGCTCGGTGAAGGAACTGGTGGCCGCCGCGCGCAAGCGGCCGGGCGAGATGTTCTATGCGCACTCGGGCCTGTATGCGCCCCAGCATACGGCGATGGAGATCTTCGCCACTGCGGCGGGCATCCGGCTGCAGGATGTTCCGTATGTGGGCGGTGCGCCTGCGATGGCGGCGGTGCTCGGCGGGCATGCCACCATGCTTGCCGCCTCGCCTGCCCTGTCCTCGCCGCATGTGAAGGCCGGCAAGGTGCGTGTCTACGGCACCTGGGGTGCTGAACGCAATGCGCTCTACCCGGATGTGCCGACGCTGATCGAGCTGGGCTACAAGGCCGAGTTCTACAACTGGACGGGGGTCTTCGCAGTACGCGGCACGCCCGAGCCGGTCGTGCGCCAGTTGCGCGACGCGGTGCGCCAGGTGGTCACCGGCGAGGAATACCGGTCGGCGATGTCCAGGGTGCTGACGCCGGTGGCCTTCCAGGATTCGCCGGAGTTCCAGAAGTTCCTCGAGGTGGACGCGCGACGGGTGAGCGAGGCGATCCGGACGATGCGCAAGCCGGCGGAGTAGGCAGGGCGCAGCGGCGGGGCGCACCGGACGTCATCGCCGGGCGGCGATCCGCTGCACCAACGCAGGCTTCGGACGGTCGACTTCGCCCTCTTCGAACGCGACCACCGTCAGCCCGGAGAACGCCTCGCGCAGCTCGCCCGGCCGCAGCAGGAACTCAGGATTCGTCGGGCGGCCGAAGCGCTCGTTGCCGACCATGAACGTCTCGTAGATCAGCAGTCCGCCCTCGGCGAGCGCGCCTGCGATCCGCGGGAACAGCGGACGGTGCAGGTAGTTCGTGACCACGATCGCGGCGAAGCGCCGCTCGCCCAGCGGCCACGGGCTGCCGTCTTCGAGGTCGGCCTCGATGAACTCGACGCCGGGCAGGTTGCACAGATCGTCCGGTCCTCCCGTGCCGGGCCGCTGGCGATCGACCGCGACCACCAGCAGGCCGCGCGCGGCGAACCAGCGGGCGTGACGACCGCTGCCGCAGGCGAGGTCCAGCACAGGGCCGGTGGTGACCTCGGCACCCCAGCGGGTCACCCAGGGCGAGGGGGAAGCAGGTACGTGGGTGGTCATGCAGGCGGCGTCCCGTCCAGGTCTGGGTGGTACGGCAGGGAGGAGAAGCGTAAAGTAATGACAGTAAGAACGACATTACAGGGAAGCCTTCCATGCTGGCTATCGCAAAGATCACTGCCAAAGGGCAGACGACGATCCCGCAGGATGTCCGGGCCGCGCTGAACGTGTCGCCCGGCGATCTGATCGCGTGGGAAGTGGGCACGGACGGTACTGCCGTCGTCCGGCGTGTTAAGCCGATGGATGTCGAGTATCTGCGTGCGGTGCAGGGCACCCTGGTGGAATGGGCAGGCGCTGCCGACGAAAAAGCGTACCGTGACTTTTGAACGTTATGCGGTGGTTCGGGTGCCGTTTCCGTTCACCGACCGGAACGCCAGCAAGAATCGCCCGGCACTTGTCCTGTCGGATGCGGACGCCTTCAACACTGCGGCGGGCCACGCGGTAATGGCCATGATCACTTCCCAGGACAATTCGCCCTGGCCGCTCGACTGCGTGGTGACCGATCTGGCCGCAGCCGGACTGCCAGCGCCGTCTCGCGTTCGATTCAAGCTGTTCACGCTCGACCATCGCCTTGTGCGCGGGGTTGTCGGACGTCTTTCGTCGGACGACATCGTGCCGGTGCGCAGGGCATTGGCTCGGTTGATGGGTGACTGATCACTGCATGTCCCTCTCCCGATACCTCCTCTCCCCCCGCGGCATAGCCATCGTCGGCGCCAGTGGCGACATCACGCGCTTCGGCGGCCAGACCATCCGCGCGCTGAACACTTCGGGCTATACCGGCGGCGTGTATCCGGTGAACCCGAAGTACGACGAGATCGATGGCCGCCGGTCGTATGCGTCCGTCTCCGCGATCGACGGATTGTGCGATCTGGCGGTGATCGCGCTGCCGGCCGCGCATGTCGCCAGCGTGGTCGCCGAGTGCGGGCGCAAGGGCATCGGCCATGCGGTGGTGCTGGGTGGCGGCTTCCGCGAGATCGGACCAGAGGGTGAGCGCCTGGAGCAGGAGATGCTGGCTGCGGCGCGCGACGGCGGCGTGCGGTTGATCGGCCCGAACTGCATCGGCCTGGTGAACGTGCATGCGAACGTCGTGGCCGCCTTTGGCAGCCTCACGCGTCCGCCGAAGCTGCAGCCGGGTGGGGTGTCGGTGGCGGTGCAGAGCGGCGGCTTCGGCATGAGCGTGGTGATCCAGGCGGCGATGGCCGGCGTCGGCTTCCGCCATGTGGTCGCGACCGGCAGCGAGTCGGACATCACGATGCCGGAACTGCTCGATCACTACGTCGACGATCCGCAGACGAAGGTGATCTTTGCCTACATCGAGGGCGTGGCCGATGGCCGTGCGCTGATGGCTGCACTCGACCGCGCGCTGGAGGCCGGCAAGCCGGTGGTGGTCTGGAAGGCGGGCAAGACCGGGCAGGGTGCGCGTGCCGCAGCTTCGCATACCGCCAACCTCACCAGTACCTATGCGGTGTACCGGGCGGCGCTGCGCCAGTGCGGCGTGGTCGAGGTGTCGAGCGCGGAGCAGGTGGTGGACTTCCTGGTGGGTCAGTCGGGCGGGTCGCTGCAGTCGGCCGGCACGGCGCAGGTGGCGCAGCCGTCCTGGCCGGCGCGCGTGGCGCGCGGGCGCAACGTCGCGATCGTCACCAACACCGGTGGCTCCGCCGTGGTGTTCGCCGATGCCGCGGACGAGGCGCGCCTGGTCCTCGCGCCGCTGGGCGAGGCGACCCAGGCGCGGCTGCGCGAACTGCTGCCGCCGCTGGCGGCGGTGGGCAACCCGGTGGATACCACTGCGGGCTATCCGCGACCGGAGCACGAGGCATCGTTCCGCGCCGCGTTCGAGACGCTGCTCGCCGACCCCGAGGTGCACCAGCTGTGCGTGCTGTTCGGCACGATCATGGGTCCGTCGTTCGCGCTGGCCGCACGCGTGCTGGCCGAGGCGGCGGTCAAGTTCGACAAGCCGGTGTTCGCGGTGTCGGCGGTGCCGGCCTCGATATCCAGTGTCGGACACGAGTTCTTCGCCGGTGCGGGCATCCCGCTGCTTTCCTCGCCCAACCGTGCGGCGCAGGTGATGGGCCAGCTTGCCGACTTCGCGCAGGCGCGTGCGCGCCATGCAGCGTCGCGTGCGGCACCGGAGATGCCTGCCGGCCTTGCGCAGCATACGCTGCCAGCGGGCGATGTCGCGCTCGATGAACACGAGGGCAAGGCGCTGCTGCGCGCGGCGGGCATCCCGGTGACGGCCGATGTCTGCATCCCGCTCGATTCACCGCTGCTGCGCGAGGGCGAGGGCCTGGCGGGCACCGAAACGGTCGGTGAGCGGATTCCCTTTCCGGTCGCGCTCAAGCTGCTGTCGCGCGACATCGCGCACAAGAGCGATATCGGCGGGGTGCGGCTCGGCATCCAGGACGTGGCTGAGCTGGCTGAGGCCGGTCGAGCGATGCTTGCTCGCGCGCGCGAAGCGGTGCCGCGCGCGCGGCTGGGCGGCCTGCTGGCCTGTCCCATGGTCGAGGGCGGCATCGAGGCCATCGTCGGGGTGGTCGACGACGAGACCTTCGGGCCGGTGGTTGCGCTCGGGCTGGGCGGCGTGTTCGCCGAGACGCTGAAGGACATGGTGTTCCGCATCGCGCCGTTCGGCCTGGACGCGGCGCAGTCGATGGTCGACGAGCTGCGCGGCAGCGCGCTGTTCGACGGCCAGCGCGGCCGACCACCGGCCGATCGCGAGGCACTGGCCGAGGTACTGGTGCAGGTGTCTGCACTGGCCTGGTCGCTGCGCGGCCG
Above is a window of Rhodocyclaceae bacterium DNA encoding:
- a CDS encoding tripartite tricarboxylate transporter substrate binding protein, which produces MSASSFVTALAAAVAAAFAAAPALAQSWPEKPMRIIVPWAPGGSTDIVGRLLASDLSKRFGQNVVIENRAGAGSIVGLEFASAAAPDGYTWMLTSTGYGFIIQKAKVDLVNSFAPVAMIGTSDSALVVHPSFPAANVKELIALARKRPGEINYASSGIGGFPHLNTELFMLLSKTRMTHVPFKGGGPALADNVAGNSQLQIGSLPGALPFIKSGRLRLIAMGGPKRNPAFPDVPTINESGLPGYESQIWFGLFAPRATPAGIIGQMHGAINALLEMPDMVRRLDEQGVVTSRRTTAEFAKLMEVETAKWAKVIKAGNVVGE
- a CDS encoding tripartite tricarboxylate transporter substrate binding protein, whose translation is MNVRTGAAALRTLLIAFAPAIAGLVHAQETWPSRPITLIVPFPPGGAGDIVARPLANQLDRLFKQPVIVTNRPGAAGAIGTAAAAASKPDGYTLLVTISSFSTVPEVDALFKRPQAFTREQFIPIARLTADPPLLVANPAAQWRSVKELVAAARKRPGEMFYAHSGLYAPQHTAMEIFATAAGIRLQDVPYVGGAPAMAAVLGGHATMLAASPALSSPHVKAGKVRVYGTWGAERNALYPDVPTLIELGYKAEFYNWTGVFAVRGTPEPVVRQLRDAVRQVVTGEEYRSAMSRVLTPVAFQDSPEFQKFLEVDARRVSEAIRTMRKPAE
- the acnA gene encoding aconitate hydratase AcnA, encoding MTPAVSRQGANALRRTLPVGGTEYDYISLPAAEGAGLSGLGRLPFTIKVLVENLLRQRALGQSGPDDLDNLVRWLAHRNDARAAGPVDCEIGFRPARMMMPDSSGITLLGDMAAMRDAMVDLGGDPRRINPQIQLDFIVDHSVMVEAQGRADALAFNTQREFEQNHERYAFLRWGSRAFGNLRVFPPGSGILHQINLEYLASVVFTAEAEGRTLAYPDSLIAMDSHTAMTNALGVVGWGVGGLEGGTVALGEPISILMPEVVGCRLVGRLPAGATATDLALTVTQAMRRHGVIAKVVEFFGPGVDTLTLPERATLSNMTPEYGANMGFFPVDAETLAYLSLTGRPPAQVALVEAYCKAQGLWRDTAQPPPDYAQVVEIDLAAIEPCMAGPGRPDARVPLAQVPGAFASVVASSAPAAAAPVRVPLAGMDDTLGDGDVTIAAITSCTNTSNPMVMLAAGLLARNARRRGLKPPARVKTSLSPGSRVVADYLARSGLQEDLDALGFHVTGFGCMTCMGNSGPLAGPVHEAIDASHLATVAVLSGNRNFDARIHPSVRANFLASPPLVVACAIAGTVTRDLTREPLGTDPNGQPVYLREIWPDADDVRGVLHATLDAGLFIERYRHILDGTPQWQALQAPDTPRHDWRAGSHFIIRPPFFEGMPPVPQPVQPITGARMLLMLGDMVTTDHISPIGAIPANGPAGRFLQSLGVAPNDFVNYAARRLNHEVMVRGTFANLRLRNELTPGVEGTSTLHMPSGEAMSVHEAAERYRADGVPLVVVAGREYGAGSSRDWAAKGTALLGIRAVIAESFERIHRSNLVGMGVLPLQLPEGTTRRTLGLTGHETFDMDTVAAAQGTKAAVACTIVRPDGTRTPITLTARLDTRLEVDYYRHGGIVQHVLRKFLETPR
- a CDS encoding type II toxin-antitoxin system VapC family toxin produces the protein MFLIDTNVVSELRRPRPSLAVVAWLETVDESELFLSAMTLGELQAGIELTRVQDLVKAAEIEGWLEQLAVAWNVLPLDGAVCRAWGRLMHRRSDTLLEDALIAATALVHGLTVVTRNVADFRVFGVSVFDPFKDSAYQSGTARRKR
- a CDS encoding type II toxin-antitoxin system Phd/YefM family antitoxin; amino-acid sequence: MESWPVQDAKARFSEMLDACLNGGPQLVTRRGVEAAVLVPVKEWRRLQSAARPSIKQLLLSDEARHEFRLPDRGSARRRTPVDSL
- a CDS encoding type II toxin-antitoxin system PemK/MazF family toxin, with product MTFERYAVVRVPFPFTDRNASKNRPALVLSDADAFNTAAGHAVMAMITSQDNSPWPLDCVVTDLAAAGLPAPSRVRFKLFTLDHRLVRGVVGRLSSDDIVPVRRALARLMGD
- a CDS encoding tripartite tricarboxylate transporter substrate binding protein translates to MNRLDLRSAAAFLLLAPCAGTALAQPAQSAQFDYPVKSVLFMVPQAAGGSTDTLARLIGQRLGDALGVTVVIENRPGANGIIGTEAALKAAPNGGTLIVSGTGIMAINPALYPKLSYDPVRNFVAVANFGYSTSVLVAHPSLPVKTIADVIALAKKKPGAIKYASAGVGSSPHLSAALFQHLSGVDVLHVPYKGSTPGVSATLTGETEIMFTGVASALSFIKAGRLRPISINGPRRSPALPIVPTAGESGLPGFEADFWIGLFAPAGLPRPLVTRLNTEVNRILTADGMRERLGELGVDAVPGTPEQFAELLVKDIDRWAKAVKAAGLKGE
- a CDS encoding type II toxin-antitoxin system PrlF family antitoxin translates to MLAIAKITAKGQTTIPQDVRAALNVSPGDLIAWEVGTDGTAVVRRVKPMDVEYLRAVQGTLVEWAGAADEKAYRDF
- a CDS encoding acetate--CoA ligase family protein, giving the protein MSLSRYLLSPRGIAIVGASGDITRFGGQTIRALNTSGYTGGVYPVNPKYDEIDGRRSYASVSAIDGLCDLAVIALPAAHVASVVAECGRKGIGHAVVLGGGFREIGPEGERLEQEMLAAARDGGVRLIGPNCIGLVNVHANVVAAFGSLTRPPKLQPGGVSVAVQSGGFGMSVVIQAAMAGVGFRHVVATGSESDITMPELLDHYVDDPQTKVIFAYIEGVADGRALMAALDRALEAGKPVVVWKAGKTGQGARAAASHTANLTSTYAVYRAALRQCGVVEVSSAEQVVDFLVGQSGGSLQSAGTAQVAQPSWPARVARGRNVAIVTNTGGSAVVFADAADEARLVLAPLGEATQARLRELLPPLAAVGNPVDTTAGYPRPEHEASFRAAFETLLADPEVHQLCVLFGTIMGPSFALAARVLAEAAVKFDKPVFAVSAVPASISSVGHEFFAGAGIPLLSSPNRAAQVMGQLADFAQARARHAASRAAPEMPAGLAQHTLPAGDVALDEHEGKALLRAAGIPVTADVCIPLDSPLLREGEGLAGTETVGERIPFPVALKLLSRDIAHKSDIGGVRLGIQDVAELAEAGRAMLARAREAVPRARLGGLLACPMVEGGIEAIVGVVDDETFGPVVALGLGGVFAETLKDMVFRIAPFGLDAAQSMVDELRGSALFDGQRGRPPADREALAEVLVQVSALAWSLRGRLSELDINPLIVRSRGEGVVAVDALLVLRGTLRRRLQC
- a CDS encoding class I SAM-dependent methyltransferase, which produces MTTHVPASPSPWVTRWGAEVTTGPVLDLACGSGRHARWFAARGLLVVAVDRQRPGTGGPDDLCNLPGVEFIEADLEDGSPWPLGERRFAAIVVTNYLHRPLFPRIAGALAEGGLLIYETFMVGNERFGRPTNPEFLLRPGELREAFSGLTVVAFEEGEVDRPKPALVQRIAARR